In Musa acuminata AAA Group cultivar baxijiao chromosome BXJ3-11, Cavendish_Baxijiao_AAA, whole genome shotgun sequence, one DNA window encodes the following:
- the LOC103970635 gene encoding putative serine/threonine-protein kinase isoform X1 — protein MNCSCFDALLSRKKLRQHSEQELAGFSSDKKIKIFSYSDLSSATDNFCPDKRIGRGGFGTVYKGTLRNGVTVAIKVLSAESKQGVKEFLTEIDTIANVGHPNLVELIGCCVQDSSRILVYEHMENGSLDRTLLGMNIDKSTKLSWNIRSAICIGTARGLAFLHEDLEPPIVHRDIKASNILLDSNFDPKIGDFGLAKLFPDNVTHISTRVAGTTGYLAPEYALQGQLTKKADVYSFGVLVIEIISGRSISKSYLSGVNQFLLEQTWQLFQEGRLKELIDPVLQEYPEEQVLKFIKVALFCTQAVAVRRPSMTQVVHMLSQPIRLNEKELTPPGYVEGSSSTRKASEGTISSSTQFKGSTTIDSAAQFTLSPITFTQLVPR, from the exons ATGAACTGTTCCTGTTTTGATGCTTTACTGTCCAGGAAAAAACTTCGTCAACATTCTGAGCAAGAACTAGCCG GGTTTTCATCtgacaaaaaaataaagattttctcctACAGTGATCTGAGTTCAGCAACAGATAATTTTTGTCCGGACAAAAGGATAGGTCGGGGTGGTTTTGGAACAGTATACAAG GGCACTCTAAGGAATGGAGTAACAGTTGCAATAAAGGTGCTATCTGCAGAATCCAAGCAAGGAGTGAAGGAATTCTTGACTGAGATTGATACAATTGCAAATGTTGGGCACCCAAACCTTGTTGAGCTTATAGGTTGCTGTGTCCAAGATAGCAGCCGCATTTTAGTGTATGAGCATATGGAGAATGGTAGTCTTGATCGCACTTTGCTAG GTATGAATATTGACAAGTCTACCAAGCTGAGTTGGAATATCAGATCTGCAATTTGTATAGGCACTGCTAGAGGTCTTGCTTTTCTTCACGAAGATCTTGAACCTCCTATCGTGCACAGAGACATCAAAGCTAGCAATATTCTTCTTGACAGTAATTTTGACCCAAAAATTGGTGATTTTGGTTTGGCAAAGCTTTTTCCTGATAATGTTACTCATATCAGCACACGTGTAGCTGGAACAAC TGGTTATTTGGCACCTGAGTATGCCTTGCAGGGCCAGTTAACTAAGAAGGCTGATGTGTATAGCTTTGGGGTCCTTGTTATTGAAATAATTAGTGGCAGAAGTATTTCAAAGTCATACTTGTCAGGCGTGAATCAGTTTCTCTTAGAGCAG ACATGGCAGCTTTTTCAGGAGGGAAGGCTTAAAGAACTGATAGATCCGGTGCTGCAAGAATATCCAGAAGAACAAGTTCTGAAGTTTATTAAGGTAGCCCTCTTCTGCACCCAAGCAGTAGCTGTACGGCGACCTTCGATGACACAGGTTGTACATATGCTGTCCCAGCCCATCAGACTCAATGAGAAGGAATTGACACCCCCAGGCTATGTGGAAGGCTCTTCCAGCACGAGAAAAGCTTCTGAAGGAACAATCTCCAGCAGCACCCAGTTTAAGGGATCGACCACCATCGACTCCGCTGCTCAATTCACATTGAGTCCTATTACTTTTACACAATTGGTTCCAAGGTGA
- the LOC103970635 gene encoding putative serine/threonine-protein kinase isoform X2 produces MNCSCFDALLSRKKLRQHSEQELAGFSSDKKIKIFSYSDLSSATDNFCPDKRIGRGGFGTVYKGTLRNGVTVAIKVLSAESKQGVKEFLTEIDTIANVGHPNLVELIGCCVQDSSRILVYEHMENGSLDRTLLGMNIDKSTKLSWNIRSAICIGTARGLAFLHEDLEPPIVHRDIKASNILLDSNFDPKIGDFGLAKLFPDNVTHISTRVAGTTGYLAPEYALQGQLTKKADVYSFGVLVIEIISGRSISKSYLSGVNQFLLEQTWQLFQEGRLKELIDPVLQEYPEEQVLKFIKPIRLNEKELTPPGYVEGSSSTRKASEGTISSSTQFKGSTTIDSAAQFTLSPITFTQLVPR; encoded by the exons ATGAACTGTTCCTGTTTTGATGCTTTACTGTCCAGGAAAAAACTTCGTCAACATTCTGAGCAAGAACTAGCCG GGTTTTCATCtgacaaaaaaataaagattttctcctACAGTGATCTGAGTTCAGCAACAGATAATTTTTGTCCGGACAAAAGGATAGGTCGGGGTGGTTTTGGAACAGTATACAAG GGCACTCTAAGGAATGGAGTAACAGTTGCAATAAAGGTGCTATCTGCAGAATCCAAGCAAGGAGTGAAGGAATTCTTGACTGAGATTGATACAATTGCAAATGTTGGGCACCCAAACCTTGTTGAGCTTATAGGTTGCTGTGTCCAAGATAGCAGCCGCATTTTAGTGTATGAGCATATGGAGAATGGTAGTCTTGATCGCACTTTGCTAG GTATGAATATTGACAAGTCTACCAAGCTGAGTTGGAATATCAGATCTGCAATTTGTATAGGCACTGCTAGAGGTCTTGCTTTTCTTCACGAAGATCTTGAACCTCCTATCGTGCACAGAGACATCAAAGCTAGCAATATTCTTCTTGACAGTAATTTTGACCCAAAAATTGGTGATTTTGGTTTGGCAAAGCTTTTTCCTGATAATGTTACTCATATCAGCACACGTGTAGCTGGAACAAC TGGTTATTTGGCACCTGAGTATGCCTTGCAGGGCCAGTTAACTAAGAAGGCTGATGTGTATAGCTTTGGGGTCCTTGTTATTGAAATAATTAGTGGCAGAAGTATTTCAAAGTCATACTTGTCAGGCGTGAATCAGTTTCTCTTAGAGCAG ACATGGCAGCTTTTTCAGGAGGGAAGGCTTAAAGAACTGATAGATCCGGTGCTGCAAGAATATCCAGAAGAACAAGTTCTGAAGTTTATTAAG CCCATCAGACTCAATGAGAAGGAATTGACACCCCCAGGCTATGTGGAAGGCTCTTCCAGCACGAGAAAAGCTTCTGAAGGAACAATCTCCAGCAGCACCCAGTTTAAGGGATCGACCACCATCGACTCCGCTGCTCAATTCACATTGAGTCCTATTACTTTTACACAATTGGTTCCAAGGTGA